One part of the Marinobacter sp. MDS2 genome encodes these proteins:
- a CDS encoding RNA polymerase sigma factor, producing MDTAVHKDSEHALIEALQQGDCTAYEKAVRDYSSGMLAVARFYLDPSSAEEVVQDCWVTVIDAIHKFEGRSGLKTWLHRIVANRCKNKLRSNKREVTTDFTEALDPELADRFNASRRWEQPPRLRFDESADTLLENGALSDCLDKHLSALPETQRSALMLYEAHQHKSEDVCNILDVSASNLRVLLHRARQKIFLMVETFQESGEC from the coding sequence ATGGACACAGCGGTGCACAAAGACTCCGAACACGCCTTAATTGAAGCCCTCCAACAAGGCGACTGCACCGCCTATGAGAAAGCTGTGCGCGACTATTCTTCAGGCATGCTCGCCGTTGCCCGTTTCTATCTGGACCCCTCAAGCGCAGAAGAAGTTGTTCAGGACTGCTGGGTCACGGTGATCGACGCTATCCACAAATTTGAAGGGCGGTCCGGCTTAAAAACCTGGCTGCACCGAATCGTGGCTAATCGCTGCAAAAACAAGCTCCGCTCCAACAAGCGGGAAGTGACCACGGACTTCACGGAGGCGCTGGACCCGGAACTGGCCGACCGATTCAATGCTTCACGCCGATGGGAACAACCGCCTCGCCTGCGTTTTGATGAATCCGCGGATACCTTGCTGGAAAACGGTGCGCTGAGCGATTGCCTCGACAAGCACCTGTCGGCCTTGCCGGAAACCCAGCGTTCGGCCTTGATGCTGTACGAAGCCCACCAGCATAAGTCTGAGGATGTCTGTAACATTCTGGACGTCAGTGCATCTAACCTGCGAGTACTGTTACACCGAGCAAGACAGAAAATCTTTCTGATGGTGGAAACCTTTCAGGAGTCCGGCGAATGCTGA
- a CDS encoding sodium:solute symporter → MNATEGTLFWGFLVVYGVVMYALSPKSKNANSFYKGADDQGNPVGQWSLTASIFISWIFAKSVTNAANLGASYGVVGGLAYASYWLSIPVAGYVIYLIRTQTGARSLQEFLTSRFGRLASLAFAAAILIRLYNEIWSNTAVVGGYFGLPGDWEYYAAAMLFTFFTLAYSLKGGLRSSIFTDVIQTFVFVFFVGAVLFLVLPENNTRSLLTNGEFRLEAGVDLLLVALLQMFSYPFHDPVLTDRGFVNKEKTMLKSFVVAGLLGFVAVFIFSLVGVHARLHGIDSMGNAPAAVGQSLGLAALFFMSVIMMTSAGSTLDSTFTSLAKSLAVDLPRLIKRAGNKLPSIRVGAVVMVVFALLGNVPMFAGTDILKATTISGTMVMGLAPVFLFYGFTRWSPWSFHLSFWTGLGLGVLLTLGLIPQSWAIGEGKYALLLGVNAWGILICSAGFFLPLVVRRLAGFWLAGRKDGSGAW, encoded by the coding sequence ATGAACGCGACTGAAGGCACCCTGTTCTGGGGATTTCTCGTGGTTTACGGCGTGGTGATGTATGCGCTGTCGCCAAAAAGCAAAAACGCCAATTCGTTCTACAAAGGCGCAGATGATCAGGGCAATCCCGTTGGTCAGTGGTCACTAACCGCCAGTATCTTCATCAGTTGGATCTTTGCAAAATCGGTAACCAACGCAGCCAATCTCGGTGCAAGTTATGGCGTGGTCGGTGGTCTGGCCTATGCCAGCTATTGGCTGTCGATCCCGGTGGCCGGTTATGTGATCTACCTGATTCGCACCCAAACCGGCGCACGCAGCCTGCAAGAGTTCCTGACCTCACGATTTGGCCGCTTGGCGAGTCTCGCCTTTGCTGCCGCCATTCTGATTCGGCTTTATAACGAAATCTGGAGTAATACCGCGGTTGTCGGAGGTTATTTCGGCTTGCCGGGTGACTGGGAGTATTACGCCGCAGCGATGCTTTTCACGTTCTTTACTCTGGCCTACAGCCTCAAAGGCGGGCTGCGCTCTTCGATTTTCACCGATGTGATTCAAACCTTTGTTTTTGTGTTTTTCGTCGGTGCTGTGTTGTTTTTGGTGCTACCAGAAAACAACACTCGGTCGTTGCTGACCAATGGCGAATTTCGGTTAGAAGCCGGTGTGGATTTATTGCTGGTGGCGTTGCTGCAAATGTTCAGCTACCCGTTCCACGATCCGGTGCTGACCGATAGAGGCTTCGTCAACAAAGAGAAAACGATGCTTAAAAGCTTTGTGGTGGCGGGCCTGCTCGGCTTCGTGGCGGTGTTTATCTTCAGCCTGGTGGGGGTTCATGCCCGGTTGCACGGAATTGATTCCATGGGCAACGCGCCTGCCGCGGTTGGTCAGTCTTTGGGGCTGGCGGCATTGTTCTTCATGAGTGTGATCATGATGACTTCGGCCGGTTCGACGTTGGATTCTACCTTCACATCCCTGGCGAAATCCCTTGCGGTTGATTTACCCCGCTTGATCAAACGGGCCGGTAACAAGCTGCCCAGCATCCGCGTTGGCGCTGTGGTAATGGTGGTCTTTGCGTTGCTGGGTAACGTGCCCATGTTTGCAGGCACGGACATTCTGAAAGCCACCACCATCTCCGGAACCATGGTGATGGGGCTGGCGCCTGTCTTTCTATTCTATGGCTTTACCCGCTGGTCGCCGTGGAGTTTCCATTTGAGTTTCTGGACCGGGCTTGGTTTGGGCGTGCTGTTGACCCTCGGCTTGATTCCCCAGAGTTGGGCGATTGGTGAAGGTAAATACGCTCTGTTGTTGGGCGTCAATGCGTGGGGCATTTTGATTTGCAGCGCAGGGTTCTTTTTGCCGCTTGTCGTGCGCCGGCTGGCCGGTTTTTGGCTGGCTGGGCGCAAGGACGGTTCTGGTGCCTGGTAG
- a CDS encoding cytochrome c peroxidase, which yields MNDPCAGKNPCAMKNPCSMKKNCAPKGCNPCAAAGKCGAKPNPCAAKKVTRPENYQAYEGNPSTLVALGEKLFKDASLSSNGLACASCHNDGAGYNATFSDEYPHPVAMAKNIFGMDRVHLDEMVQICMVQPMAAEPLPWDSQELAALTAYMSKVQADRAK from the coding sequence ATGAACGATCCCTGTGCCGGCAAAAACCCCTGCGCGATGAAAAACCCTTGTTCGATGAAGAAGAACTGCGCACCGAAAGGCTGCAACCCGTGCGCAGCCGCCGGAAAGTGCGGTGCCAAGCCGAACCCCTGTGCGGCCAAAAAGGTGACCCGGCCGGAAAACTATCAAGCCTACGAGGGTAATCCCAGTACCTTGGTGGCCTTGGGTGAGAAGTTGTTCAAGGATGCCTCGCTCAGCAGCAATGGACTGGCCTGCGCCAGCTGTCACAATGATGGTGCCGGCTACAACGCCACCTTCAGCGACGAATACCCGCATCCGGTTGCCATGGCGAAAAACATCTTCGGCATGGATCGGGTGCATTTGGACGAAATGGTACAGATCTGCATGGTGCAGCCAATGGCCGCAGAACCTTTGCCCTGGGATAGCCAGGAGCTGGCAGCGCTGACGGCTTATATGAGCAAGGTCCAGGCCGATCGGGCTAAATAG
- a CDS encoding radical SAM protein translates to MPLTEPQAPKGERIPAVEVLAPRARDSWTHTRNGDPRGYIDADRLKELWIHTGTACNLACPFCLEGSHPGDGRIPGMKLSDVKPFIHEAIEMGVEQFSFTGGEPFVIRDFVNTLNYASQHRPCFVLTNATEPLLKRRHQVLPLLDNPYPIHFRVSLDFPDRARHDKDRGDGSFELALEGIRWLIEQGFKVSVARQTDPGEVSAEVESAFRAIFREHDIPEDLAFTAFPDLGAPGSEDGSPEITEGCMEKYPTQESRAHFMCTYTRMLVKKGDQVRVYACTLVDDDPQYDLGGTLAESMDERIMLRHHRCFSCYRFGASCSAPV, encoded by the coding sequence ATGCCCCTGACGGAACCTCAGGCACCTAAAGGTGAACGCATTCCTGCGGTGGAGGTGCTGGCGCCCAGAGCCAGAGACAGCTGGACCCATACCCGCAACGGCGACCCCCGCGGCTACATCGATGCCGACCGGCTGAAGGAGCTGTGGATTCATACCGGCACCGCGTGCAACCTGGCTTGCCCGTTCTGTCTGGAAGGTTCCCACCCGGGTGACGGGCGTATTCCGGGCATGAAGCTCAGTGATGTAAAACCGTTCATTCACGAGGCCATCGAGATGGGTGTGGAGCAGTTTTCGTTCACCGGCGGTGAGCCCTTCGTGATTCGGGACTTCGTCAACACCCTGAACTACGCCAGCCAGCATCGCCCCTGCTTCGTCCTGACCAACGCCACGGAGCCGCTGTTGAAGCGCAGGCATCAAGTGCTGCCTTTGCTAGATAACCCCTATCCGATTCATTTCCGCGTCAGTCTGGATTTCCCCGACCGCGCTCGGCACGACAAAGACCGCGGCGACGGCAGTTTCGAGCTGGCGTTGGAAGGCATTCGCTGGCTCATCGAGCAGGGTTTTAAAGTGTCCGTTGCTCGCCAGACCGATCCGGGCGAAGTGTCGGCAGAGGTGGAGTCGGCGTTCCGTGCCATCTTCCGAGAGCACGATATTCCGGAAGATCTCGCGTTTACCGCTTTTCCCGATTTAGGTGCCCCGGGCTCGGAAGACGGCAGCCCGGAAATCACCGAAGGTTGCATGGAGAAGTACCCGACGCAGGAATCCCGCGCCCACTTCATGTGCACCTACACTCGGATGCTAGTGAAAAAAGGCGATCAGGTGCGGGTGTATGCCTGCACTTTGGTGGATGACGATCCGCAATACGATCTGGGTGGCACGCTGGCAGAGAGCATGGACGAGCGCATCATGTTGCGGCACCACCGGTGTTTTTCCTGTTATCGGTTTGGGGCTAGTTGTTCGGCGCCTGTTTGA
- a CDS encoding NAD(P)/FAD-dependent oxidoreductase, protein MESLHHIVVVGGGAGGLELVTSLGNKLGKKQKARISLVDDGLTHVWKPLLHEVASGSLDASTNEVNYRAHARKHHYEFQLGRMNGLDRINKEIVIAAFHDGEGNEVVPERRLKYDTLVIAVGSTANDFGTPGAQDHCLFLDSLHQAQRFHNLLLNAFLRKNHEALQGNPHALNISIIGAGATGVELAAELRLASRELPVYGMNHLKASDVSVSVIEAADRILPALPGRLSAAATQELERQEVTVLTGQPVSEVRSDSLVMKDGSEIPSDMTIWAAGIKAPAFLAELGGLETNRGNQLVVEQTLRTTNDDHIYAFGDCAACPQPDSERPVPPRAQAAHQQADTLAKTLCNRLEGKAPVPFVYKDHGSLINFSHYTTVGNLMGNLSGRSMYIEGKVARLFYVSLYRMHQVALHGFLRTGVIWLMDKISRAMHPRLKLH, encoded by the coding sequence ATGGAAAGTCTGCACCATATTGTCGTCGTTGGCGGCGGCGCCGGGGGTCTGGAACTTGTCACCAGCCTGGGCAACAAACTCGGTAAAAAGCAAAAAGCGCGCATTTCTCTGGTTGATGACGGCCTGACACACGTCTGGAAACCCCTGCTGCACGAAGTCGCCTCTGGTTCGCTGGACGCCAGCACTAACGAAGTCAATTACCGGGCACACGCTCGCAAACACCACTACGAATTCCAACTCGGCCGGATGAACGGCCTTGACCGCATCAACAAAGAAATCGTTATTGCTGCCTTTCACGATGGTGAAGGCAACGAAGTGGTGCCTGAACGGCGCCTCAAGTACGACACACTGGTGATCGCAGTCGGCAGCACCGCCAATGATTTCGGCACACCCGGCGCGCAAGACCACTGCTTGTTCCTGGACAGTCTCCATCAGGCTCAACGCTTCCACAACCTGCTATTGAATGCGTTTCTTCGCAAGAACCACGAAGCGCTGCAGGGCAATCCTCACGCCCTGAACATTAGCATAATCGGTGCCGGTGCCACCGGAGTGGAGCTGGCCGCCGAACTGCGCTTGGCATCCCGCGAGCTACCGGTGTACGGCATGAACCACCTCAAGGCCTCGGATGTCTCGGTTAGCGTCATTGAAGCCGCCGACCGGATTTTGCCAGCCTTGCCCGGCCGCTTGTCCGCTGCGGCCACGCAGGAGCTGGAGCGCCAGGAAGTGACGGTTTTAACCGGCCAACCGGTGAGTGAAGTACGAAGCGACAGTCTGGTGATGAAAGACGGCTCGGAAATCCCGTCCGACATGACCATCTGGGCTGCCGGCATCAAAGCCCCGGCGTTTCTTGCCGAGCTGGGAGGCCTGGAAACCAACCGGGGCAACCAGCTGGTGGTGGAGCAAACCCTGAGAACCACCAACGATGACCACATCTATGCGTTCGGCGACTGTGCCGCCTGCCCCCAGCCCGACTCTGAGCGGCCGGTGCCCCCGAGAGCCCAGGCGGCTCACCAACAAGCCGATACGCTCGCAAAAACCTTATGTAACCGCCTGGAAGGCAAAGCCCCGGTACCTTTTGTCTATAAAGATCATGGCTCACTAATCAATTTCAGCCACTACACCACCGTAGGCAACCTGATGGGCAATCTGTCTGGTCGCAGCATGTACATCGAGGGCAAAGTGGCACGGCTGTTCTACGTCTCCCTGTACCGGATGCATCAAGTCGCTTTGCACGGATTTCTGCGCACCGGCGTAATCTGGCTGATGGATAAAATCAGCCGCGCTATGCACCCGAGGCTGAAGCTCCACTGA
- a CDS encoding YiiX/YebB-like N1pC/P60 family cysteine hydrolase: MLLTWLTRRLAAYLSKAVSQHSVRTSTWEALKSTLQPGDVLLVEGNTRISVAIKYLTQSTWSHAALYLGPHAGLGTSEDGQANTLIEADLEQGIRPLPLSFYRHAHTRICRPVGLSDSDIHTLTDYARSRIGHQYDMRNVFDLARYLLPTPPVPSRHRHKLLAFGSGDPTRAICSTFLAEAFQRLKYPILPIVELLPADDPDCITCIRERYRIKHHSLFTPRDFDASPYFRIVKPSIEMADFDYRTLDWDEDESEPGLL; this comes from the coding sequence ATGCTACTGACGTGGTTAACGCGGCGCCTGGCAGCGTATTTATCCAAAGCGGTTTCTCAGCACTCGGTGCGGACCTCAACCTGGGAAGCCCTGAAAAGCACTTTGCAGCCCGGTGACGTGTTGTTGGTGGAAGGCAACACCCGGATCAGTGTCGCCATCAAGTACCTGACACAATCCACTTGGTCCCACGCGGCGCTGTATCTCGGGCCCCATGCCGGGCTCGGCACTTCTGAGGACGGGCAGGCCAACACGCTGATCGAGGCCGATCTGGAACAAGGCATCCGACCGTTGCCACTGTCGTTCTACCGTCACGCTCACACCCGCATTTGCCGCCCGGTGGGGCTCTCTGACAGCGACATTCACACTCTGACAGACTACGCCCGAAGCCGCATAGGCCATCAGTACGACATGAGAAACGTGTTCGATCTGGCCCGTTACCTGCTTCCTACGCCTCCGGTACCCAGCCGCCACCGGCACAAACTACTGGCGTTTGGCAGCGGCGACCCGACACGGGCGATCTGCTCGACATTTCTGGCGGAAGCGTTCCAACGCCTGAAATACCCGATCCTGCCCATCGTGGAATTACTGCCCGCCGATGACCCCGATTGCATCACCTGCATCCGGGAACGCTATCGGATCAAGCATCACTCACTGTTCACACCGAGAGACTTTGATGCCTCGCCGTACTTTCGCATCGTCAAACCCTCGATCGAGATGGCCGACTTTGATTACCGGACTCTGGACTGGGACGAAGACGAATCAGAGCCGGGTTTATTGTAG
- a CDS encoding YbhB/YbcL family Raf kinase inhibitor-like protein produces MKLEVGGVEEGRPVPEKFAFGVFNPDNHMSFGPNRNPEMSWEDVPEGTRSFVVMMFDPDVPSVADDVNQEGKTIPADLPRVDFFHWLLVDVPATTRRIPEGEDSDGVSPKGKPFGPGPVGVRGINNYTQFLAGNPDMAGTYAGYDGPCPPWNDEILHHYHFEVHALDVESLNLSGEFDGTAVREAMAGHVLASARVTGTYTLNPELR; encoded by the coding sequence GTGAAATTAGAGGTTGGTGGTGTTGAAGAAGGGCGCCCGGTACCAGAGAAGTTCGCGTTTGGTGTGTTCAATCCCGATAACCACATGAGTTTCGGGCCCAACCGCAATCCGGAAATGAGTTGGGAAGACGTGCCTGAAGGTACCCGAAGTTTTGTGGTGATGATGTTTGATCCCGACGTGCCCAGCGTTGCCGATGACGTGAATCAGGAAGGCAAGACCATACCCGCAGATCTGCCTCGCGTGGATTTCTTTCATTGGTTGCTGGTGGATGTACCGGCGACGACTCGTCGGATTCCGGAAGGAGAAGACAGCGACGGCGTCAGTCCGAAAGGTAAGCCGTTTGGTCCCGGCCCGGTCGGCGTGCGGGGTATCAACAACTATACCCAGTTTTTGGCAGGCAACCCTGACATGGCTGGCACCTACGCCGGATACGATGGCCCCTGCCCGCCCTGGAACGATGAAATCCTCCACCATTACCACTTTGAAGTGCATGCGCTCGATGTTGAAAGCCTGAATCTGTCCGGCGAATTTGACGGCACCGCGGTGCGTGAAGCCATGGCCGGTCATGTTTTGGCCAGCGCCCGGGTAACCGGCACCTACACCCTCAACCCCGAGCTGCGTTAA
- a CDS encoding FAD-dependent oxidoreductase, translating to MNRRKLFLLLVIAAIVMIFISFDLHRLLTLENLQQHREAIAGWIDQNLVVAVVGYAGVYVLVTALSLPGAAIMTLAGGAFFGNLYGLAAVSVASTVGASLAFLIARFLLRDTLRGRYRQTVEKIDRGIEKDGAFYLATLRLVPVFPFFLINLAMGLTAMKLRTYAWVSWLAMLPGTFVYVNAGTQVGQIQSTSDILSGELLLSFALLALFPLLAKCLVAFLRSRKVYAGWQKPAHFDYNLLVIGGGAGGLVSAYIGAAVKAKVALIEKHKMGGDCLNTGCVPSKALIRSAKAADTLRHADRYGLESVPVQASFKRIMSRVKNIIAQVEPHDSPERYQQLGVDCIAGEASFVSPWELEVRHNDGRTERLTARSIIVATGGKPALPPIPGLDAMAPLTSDNLWDLQEQPQRLLVLGGGPIGSELAHAFARLGSQVVQVERGDRLLAREDGDVSAVVKAQFEADGIDVRLQHAAAEFCVEDGEKVAYCDHNGERVRIPFDQVLVALGRAANTSGLNLERIGVETLPNGTVPVDDDMSVRFPNIYACGDVAGPYQFTHAAAHQAWYAAVNGLFGQFKRFRVDYRVMPWVTFTSPEVARVGLSEAEAKAQGIDYEVTRYGLDDLDRAIAESEAQGFIKVLTVPGKDKILGTVVVGSHGAEILAEFTLAMKHGLGLNKILGTIHPYPTWNESAKYAAGEWKRAHAPDRVLAMLSRLHAWRLGKR from the coding sequence ATGAATCGACGTAAGCTTTTCCTCCTTTTGGTCATCGCCGCCATTGTGATGATTTTTATCAGCTTTGACCTGCACCGCTTGCTGACCCTGGAAAACCTGCAACAACACCGGGAGGCGATAGCCGGCTGGATTGACCAAAACCTGGTTGTGGCGGTCGTGGGCTATGCCGGTGTTTATGTGTTGGTGACGGCTTTGTCCTTACCCGGGGCGGCAATCATGACCCTCGCCGGCGGTGCGTTTTTTGGCAACCTCTACGGGTTGGCGGCCGTGTCGGTTGCATCAACGGTGGGTGCATCACTGGCGTTTTTGATCGCTCGCTTCCTGCTCCGGGATACTTTGCGCGGTCGCTATCGGCAGACTGTCGAGAAAATCGATCGAGGCATCGAAAAAGACGGAGCCTTTTATCTGGCCACTTTGCGTCTGGTGCCGGTGTTCCCGTTCTTTTTGATCAATCTGGCGATGGGTTTAACCGCCATGAAGCTGCGAACCTATGCGTGGGTGAGCTGGCTGGCGATGCTGCCGGGTACCTTTGTGTATGTGAATGCGGGAACCCAGGTCGGGCAGATCCAATCCACCAGCGATATCCTATCCGGCGAGCTGTTGCTGTCGTTTGCCCTGCTCGCCCTCTTCCCTTTGTTAGCCAAGTGCCTGGTAGCGTTCCTGCGCAGCCGTAAGGTCTATGCCGGGTGGCAAAAACCGGCACATTTCGACTACAACCTGCTGGTGATTGGCGGCGGCGCCGGAGGGCTGGTTTCGGCCTACATCGGTGCGGCGGTCAAGGCCAAAGTCGCGCTGATCGAAAAGCACAAGATGGGGGGCGATTGCCTGAATACCGGCTGCGTTCCCTCCAAAGCGTTGATTCGCAGCGCCAAAGCGGCCGATACGCTGCGCCATGCTGACCGTTATGGCTTGGAATCGGTGCCGGTACAGGCATCGTTTAAACGCATCATGAGCCGGGTTAAAAACATCATTGCGCAAGTTGAACCGCACGATTCGCCAGAGCGCTACCAGCAGCTCGGCGTGGACTGCATTGCCGGCGAAGCGAGTTTCGTGTCGCCGTGGGAGCTGGAAGTACGCCACAACGATGGTCGTACCGAGCGCCTGACCGCCCGCAGCATTATCGTCGCCACTGGCGGTAAACCTGCCTTGCCGCCAATCCCAGGGCTGGATGCCATGGCCCCGCTGACCTCGGACAACCTTTGGGACTTGCAGGAACAACCGCAACGATTGTTGGTGCTGGGCGGTGGCCCGATCGGTTCGGAGCTGGCCCATGCCTTTGCCCGGCTGGGCAGCCAAGTTGTGCAAGTCGAGCGCGGGGATCGTTTGCTGGCGCGAGAAGACGGCGATGTCTCTGCGGTGGTCAAGGCCCAGTTTGAAGCCGACGGCATCGATGTGCGCCTGCAACACGCGGCCGCCGAGTTTTGCGTCGAAGACGGAGAAAAGGTCGCCTACTGTGATCACAATGGCGAACGGGTGCGTATACCGTTCGATCAAGTGTTGGTGGCGCTGGGCCGCGCAGCCAACACGAGCGGCCTGAATCTGGAACGGATCGGAGTGGAAACCCTGCCCAATGGCACGGTACCGGTAGACGACGACATGAGCGTGCGCTTCCCCAATATCTATGCCTGCGGTGATGTGGCCGGCCCCTACCAGTTTACTCATGCCGCCGCCCACCAAGCGTGGTATGCCGCGGTGAACGGATTGTTCGGCCAGTTCAAGCGCTTCCGGGTGGATTATCGGGTGATGCCGTGGGTCACTTTTACTTCGCCGGAAGTGGCAAGAGTGGGGCTGAGCGAAGCCGAGGCCAAGGCCCAAGGTATCGATTATGAGGTCACTCGCTATGGCTTGGACGATCTGGACCGGGCTATTGCTGAAAGTGAAGCCCAAGGCTTTATCAAAGTGCTGACGGTGCCCGGAAAAGACAAGATTCTGGGGACGGTCGTGGTTGGCTCCCACGGCGCAGAGATTCTGGCGGAGTTCACGCTTGCCATGAAACACGGGTTGGGGCTGAACAAAATTCTGGGCACCATTCACCCCTACCCGACCTGGAACGAATCCGCCAAATACGCAGCCGGTGAGTGGAAGCGGGCCCATGCGCCAGACAGGGTTTTGGCGATGTTGTCTAGACTGCATGCATGGCGTTTGGGAAAACGTTGA
- a CDS encoding zf-HC2 domain-containing protein, which translates to MLMCKDLAEIASDYIDGELATPQNLAIKMHLMMCRHCRSFIGNLRVSTDLMQAHSSSVPDEALMRKIDQRVAKALKARKKG; encoded by the coding sequence ATGCTGATGTGCAAAGATCTGGCGGAAATCGCCAGCGATTACATTGATGGTGAGCTGGCCACGCCGCAGAACCTGGCCATAAAAATGCACCTGATGATGTGTCGGCATTGCCGATCCTTTATCGGCAACCTGCGTGTCAGCACAGATCTCATGCAAGCCCACTCTTCATCCGTACCGGATGAGGCCCTGATGCGCAAAATCGATCAACGAGTCGCTAAAGCACTTAAAGCTCGCAAAAAAGGCTGA
- a CDS encoding DUF547 domain-containing protein: MPAKSPCSSWFVALLLFAVMPVQAAVSETVYAPFQALLNQYLIEQTLPGNGLVSAFDYSSAAGDARTDDLLRKQRQALAGFDPAQLKDREESVAFWINAYNFFMIDKLLSDRPAGQLVSSVWDYGGRINPFVDSVFEREMFNVGGRSLSLDGIEKGILLSDDYKAKGWKDARVHFAVNCASTGCPPLRKQVYTAPNLDSLLADNTRRALNTPRHLTVNSGELFVTELFNWYEDDFVEAEGSIRAFILKWAAPARAQTIRDARGLRFSDYEWLLNRPKNFPELQ; this comes from the coding sequence ATGCCCGCAAAGAGTCCGTGTTCATCGTGGTTTGTCGCATTGCTGCTGTTCGCGGTGATGCCGGTGCAGGCCGCTGTGTCTGAAACCGTGTATGCCCCCTTCCAGGCCTTGCTCAACCAATACCTTATCGAACAAACGTTGCCCGGCAACGGCCTGGTGTCGGCTTTCGATTATTCCAGTGCGGCGGGGGATGCTCGCACTGATGATTTGCTGCGCAAACAGCGGCAGGCGTTGGCCGGCTTTGATCCGGCCCAGCTCAAAGACCGAGAGGAGTCCGTTGCCTTTTGGATCAACGCCTATAACTTTTTCATGATCGATAAACTCTTGTCTGACCGGCCTGCTGGTCAATTGGTGTCGTCGGTGTGGGATTACGGAGGGCGAATTAATCCTTTTGTCGATTCGGTGTTCGAGCGCGAAATGTTTAACGTGGGTGGCCGAAGCTTGAGTCTGGATGGTATCGAGAAAGGGATTTTGCTCAGTGATGATTACAAAGCCAAAGGCTGGAAGGACGCCCGGGTTCACTTCGCGGTGAATTGCGCATCCACCGGTTGCCCGCCGCTGCGCAAACAGGTTTACACGGCGCCCAACCTGGACTCTCTGTTGGCCGACAATACCCGCAGAGCGTTGAATACCCCGCGCCATCTGACGGTGAACTCCGGTGAGCTGTTCGTAACCGAGTTGTTCAACTGGTACGAAGACGATTTTGTGGAAGCGGAGGGCTCTATTCGAGCTTTTATTCTCAAATGGGCAGCACCTGCGCGAGCGCAAACAATCAGAGACGCTCGCGGCCTCAGGTTCAGCGACTATGAATGGCTACTCAACCGGCCGAAAAATTTTCCCGAACTACAATAA